In Papaver somniferum cultivar HN1 chromosome 9, ASM357369v1, whole genome shotgun sequence, the genomic stretch aggggtgtagaatgttgtgtgttgttggTCTTCTTCCGTCAGGAAAACCTGGTTGTATCCTGAGTAACCGTCCATGAAGgacagttcttcgtatccttccataGCTTCGACCAGTTGGTCGATGCTAGGGAGTGGATAATTGTCCTTAGGGAAGGCCttgttgaggttggtgaagtcgatgcaaatTCTCACCCCTCCGTTTTTCTTTGGCACGATAACCATGTTCGAAATCCACGTGGGGTATTTCACctccttgatgaatcctgcttTTAGCAACTTGCTGAGTTCCTTCTCAATGGGCtgatgatactctggagctatcTTGCGTACCTTCTGTCTGAAAGGAGTTGTGCCTTGTTTTATAAGGAGCTCATGTTGAATTATCTTCGGATCTATTCCCGGCATGTCTCTTAATTTCCACACGAAGACATCCGCGTACTCTATGAGTAGTTTGGTTAGGGATAACTCTCTTTCCTTGCTCATTAAAGTTCCTATCTTGATCATTTTCGTATCTTTTTTTgtccctatgttgatttccttagcgGGTTCCAAAGATGTAAATGTAGGCTTCGGTTCCCCTAGGagagggacgttctttaattgctatttggtaggctccTCTGTCGTCTTGGCCGCTGAGGTAATTGCCTCAACGCATTGGATGTCGCCCCCCTTCGTCAGGCTTTTTTCTGCAATTCCTTCGAGGTACAAATCAATGGCTTTTTCTTTGGCAGCTTCCTTGTTCCGGCTGCTGCGGGATTTTCGTTGCTCATCTAGCTCATTATTGAGCTGGTTTTGCATAGCTTAGCATTCTCGAGTAGTGACCTGGTcacccttgatctccattatccCTTCGGCTGATGGGAATCGAAGACACTGGTGATAAGTTGCTGCTATCCccttgagcttgtgtacccatcttCGTCCGATGATAGCATTGTAGGGGGAGGAGCGTCTACCACGGTGAAACGGGTGTCTATCTTCATCGGTCATGCATTTATTTGTAGAACAATGTCCTCCAATGGTTTCTTACGAGCCCCGTTGAATCCATAAATGGTGTGGTACGAAGATATCAGCTGCTCGTCGTTTAGCTCCATTCGTTTGAATGTATCATAAAACAAGACGTTGACTGAACCTCCTCCGTCAATGAGGATCTTCTTGATGTTGCACCCTGCTATGGGCAGTGTGAGGATCAAAGGATCATTGTGATCCTCcatgtcttcctccatatcatcTGCCTCGAAAGTGATCGGTGCATCCATCAATTGCTCGTGATCGTCTATCTCTACCCCATCGATCTTGTACAGCTCGCAGtagtcttcgaattgctttctcagcctttttccaatctgcgttGTTAACGATGGTCCAGCGGCTTCCGAACACGAAATGGTGTTTAGTGTTTGATTGCCTTCAGGCAGTTGAACTTGTTTGCTTCGTTTCGACCTATCATCTGCTTCTTCCTTCCTTATGTATTGCTTCAGTTCTCCGTTGACGATAAGCTTTTGGACCATTATCTTCAAGTTCTTGCACTTCTCGGTTGGGTGCCCATTGAAAGAGTGGTAGTCGCAGTATTCCTTAGATTTTTCGGATCTTGGGGGTTGCTTTCCTTTTGACCATGGCCATTCCAAGTTTTCTCGACCCTTAATTTCTTTTAAGATTCGAGCGTAACTTGTGTTTAGCTTCGTGTAGACTTGATCTTCGAATCTTCGATCATCGTTTAGAGgaccttctcttcttcctctcctaTCTTCGTATGGGTGTTCGATTGAACTTCTTTTCGATCCGCTGGCCTGCTCTGTGGAGTTAGTTCGATGATATCTTTGAGCATGGGCCCTCGGATTTTCTCGTTGGATTTCTTCCAACCTGGCGTGTTTTTCGATGATTACTCGAAGATCCCCTTCCGTCGTGGGTATGCTCCCATGAATATCGACAAACAACGGGCTCATCCTATCTAaaccccacttgtagcagttaatGTTGACCACTGGGTCCACATTCCCTATAGCCTGGCATATCTTATGCCATCTATCTGTGTATTCCCTGGTTGTCTCCTTGTATCTGATGGCTAATGAGAATAACTTGTCCATCCTAGCGTGGACATCCTTGttatacatgtaagttcttaaaaaCTTTTCGGTGAGTTTCTCATACGATCCGATGGAATTGGGAGGTAGGTTATCAAACCAGGACAGagccgatcccttcaagcttgaagGGAAATATATACAGAGGACCACGTCGTCCTGATCCTATAGGGCCAAcatacggttataataccgaagaTGGGCCGCGGGATCGCTGGATCCATCGTAGTATTCAAATGCTGGGATCGGACATTTCTTGGGGATTTCAGCTTTGGCTAAGCTTGGGACTAGAGGAGTAGTATTAGATTCTCTCATGACTTCCTCTAATCTTCCACCTCCTTGCCTGGCCTTCAGCTgattgatctctgccatcatttcagcGCGAAGATCTTCCATCGCACGGTGATGGCCGGCTATTGTTGCGGATTTCCCTGGTCTTCGATCATTACTATCGAAGTAATCCGAGTCTTCGGGAACATATTCTTGGTCTGAAGATCGGTTTCCCCTGATGTGTCCTCGGTTCAAGGGCTCGGGATTAGCTTCGTTTGTTACGACCATTCTTCGATCGtgatttggctctggtgcttttgaATTAGCTTCGTCATGTTGGTTCGCCATCTTATCTTTGAGCTCCTGGTTTTCTCTAGCCAGTAATGCCACTGCTTATGCGTATGTTCTCTGATTCTTCTTTAGTTCTTCGAGCTCTGCCATCAATTGGGAGGAATGATTCGATCCTTGGTTTGGTGTCCCGACCTGTCCCTGCCCTCCAACCGCCATGGTTCGACCTTCGTCGATTTTATGGATTTGGGGGGCAGGGGGATCGGTAGCCCTCATCTGTGGCTCTCCTTGTGTTACGATGGGTTGATTCATCGTTAGTAATGGCTGAGTGGTTGGAATGGTCTGGTTTTGATCATTTGTCTGCGGCATTCCGAAGGCTGCCAGGTGCATTGTTGATTCTGCGAGCCCTTCACGTTGCTCATGAACGCGTGATCCCATTGCTAGATTGGTCTTATCAGCCTGTGCCGCAAGGGCTTTGACCGCTACCGCTGCTATCGTGCTGGCGTTCATTGGTGAGGTGATCTCAGCTGTGTCCACCTTCTAGGTCGCTGTCTTTACCTTCTCACCCTTCTGCTTACTACGGGTCACAACTGGTGTGGTCCTCAGCGTTTCTTTTGATGAGGCCTTTCCTTTTCCTACCTCTTTGACTTTTTCCATGTCAGATTCCTACAAAAGACGATAAGAAAACGAGGGAAAAGGGGACCACAACGGTTTTGTTAGCACAGTTAAACTTAAGTGCGGGGGATCACGACACCGAAGGTACGAAAAAGATATTCCAACTATTACTCCCCTCTTCAGAGGCATTGGATTTTCTTGATTCCTTTGATCCATCGTGAAGCTATAAGAATAACACGAGGGAGTTTTAAATGTGTTCTAACATCCTAATACGACAGATCTGCGGTTTTAAACGATAATGGTTGGCAGATCTGTTTGTTTTAAACAGCAAAGGTACCAGATCTGCGGTTTCAACACTCGAAGTCGACAGATTCGGTATTTTAAAGGACAGATGGTAGATCTGTTACCTCAAAACAGAGAAGACAAATCCTAGGAAACAGATCTGTTGTTTTTACAAGCCCGTAAACGAAGTTTGTAGAAGAATCAGCGTAAAACTCTTATGGAAAAATCAGTGTAAAATTCTTGTAGAAGAATCAACGTAAAACTCTTATGGAAAAATCAGTGTAAAATTCTTGTAGAAGAATCAGCGTAAAACTCTTATGGAAAAATCAGTGTAAAATTCTTGTAGAAGAATCAGCGTAAAACTCTTATAGAATTACTAAGGCCTTTAAAGGCGGCCATAACGAAGTTAGAATAAACCGTCTGAGATACTATTTCACGAGGAATAGTATCAAAGGCTCAAAAATCACaggaaagataaatcttttaccgggacagagtcccagtttctagcgccagattgtgaacacataaatcacgaaggcatccacgTGTCcgcaaacaatgttcgcattcatAAATGAAAGACGTTATACACAATATGACGGTTATAAATAGCATAAAcacgatgactcatcgactcagagtcttcagactcgtcattgtctagtcgagatTAAGTTAGATCAATCATCCCACAGGGTTACGAAACATGACCGATCCAGATATAAGTAATAAAATGTAAATACGATGTTGAAATGTAAATAACACAGGGATTtatgtggttcagcactaaggcctacatccacggggtgttGAGTTTCACTATGCGTTGAAGGGTTACATATGAAGTCGAATGACTTTAAGTGAAATACGATAATGGAGGAAATGGaaatcatacttactcttcctatttctctctcctagttctcTCTTCACTCTTACATATTGGTCGCCCCCTTCTCTCACGGAGGAggagggtatttatagggaaaatATGCAAGGTCTCTTGTCAGAGACCGTtgaaatcttatcttcttgttctcTGTGCCAATCCCGCTGGTGTCTTCGTTCCGAACCGATGTCCCCAGCGACTGTTGTTGATACCGCTGGATCGATGCCTTCTCTTCCTTAGATATCTTGACACGTACCCTATGGTTAGGGCATTTAATGTGGGTGGTTGGGTCGTCTGCGTGCGACAGTCAGCTGTCTGCAGGTCCCATCACATCCATGTCAGTATGTTTAACCCCTATCGTCAATCTTTGAGTTATCCTTGAGATTGGGTAAAGTAACGTTTAGGGCATCTTTTCCTACTTCTCGGTGGTTCGTAGTTTCAGTGCCCCTTGGTATAGTGGTCTGCATGCCCTCCACGTGTAGATCTTTGATCACGTGTCGAGAGATGGATTATGTGCATACACTAACAATTTTAACCACTTCAAAGTTGATCCAACTTACTTAAAGAACCCCAACTTAATTTTCTCCTTAACAGTGCTACTAAGACTAGCCTATTAGGGTCTAGATGGTCTAATCATATCTTTGATTGTCTTAACAACATACGTCGCAGAAATAACTCCAAATATAGCCGACGCCAAGTTCATTGCACGATTCGTATCCTCTGAATTTTTCTTCATTATCTTTTTCATATCATCCGATTCTTTCAtcataatctttttaaaatcccCGGATTGCTTCATGATCATCCTCTTATATTCATTAAATTCTACCAGAGTGTGGTCAGCACGGTCATCAAACCACCCGTATGTACGTGCGGCGAAGGGCATATCCTCTTCGATGTAATTCTCCGTTTGAGGAAAATTGGTTGCCATTTTTTGCGTGCGAGAGAGAAAAACATAAGTCCTGGATTTAGGGTTGTTCATGGTTGGTTTTGGTTcagtttctagccaaaccaaaaccgaaaccaatactatcggtttctaaaaatctaaaccaaaccaatccattaaccattagttcggtttccaaatggttccggccggtttcggtttgtcccagtggtttttggttaaccaataattatgtcaaaccaaaaaaaaaattacacaaatttacagaaaaaAAATCGTAGCTGCAGATATTATTGGTTTACAAAAATTTtcagacaaaagataaataaaaagaatatcaagaatagttaaagtttactctaaatctagagatcaaaagaagatatataatatatcttaatttagttaatgacaaacaaaaaagaaggaagacgagaagaagaaagtcgagtagcagcagtggctgctgtagttgggggtggagaagggaggcgactgagagaaggagaaagagaaagagggagagtatcataatgaaatattagatttagggtttctatttatcctctaaatcaatgggtagaatctaatacttgtaaatcaactgtagaaactaagtttaaaaattaatcggttttccaatgatttttggttcggttttagaggtcaaaccaaaccaaaaccaacactatcggttttccacttttacaccataaccaatccattagtaaatggttcggtttggtttcttcctaattggtctggttcggtccggttccagcgaaaaaccgagaccatgtgcagccctaatagggctgttcatggtcggttttggttcggtttctagccaaaccaaaatcgaaaccaatactatcggtttctaaaaatctaaaccaaaccaatccattaaccattggttcggtttccaaatggttccagccggtttcggtttgtcccagcggtttttggttaaccaataattatgtcaaccgactcaaacaaaaaacaaatacacaaatttacagataaaaaaatcgtaactgccgatagtattggtttacacaaatttacagacaaaaaaaaaatcaagaatagttaaagcatactctaaatctagagatcaaaagaagatatataatatatcttaatttagttattgacaaacaaaaaagaaggaagaagggaagtagaaagtcgagtagcagcagtggCTGCTGTAGTTAGGGgcggagaagggaggcgactaagAGGAGGAGAAAAAGGGAGAGTattataatgaaatattagatttagggtttctatttatcctttaaatcaatgggtagaatctaatacttgtaaattaaggtaaaaactaagtttaaaaattaatcggttttccaatggtttttggttcggttttagtggtcaaaccaaaccaatactatcggttttccactttctacaccataaccaatccattagtaaatggttcggtttggtttcttcctaattggtctggttcggtccggtttcagcggaaaaccgaaaccatgttcatccCTAGCAATAGTAAACTAACATCAAATTTGGATGAATAATTTCTTTATGTTCATAAATAATTGTTAATAACCCTAAAATCAAACCTTTGATTGCTAGATTTGTAGTAGTTGCGGTCTGATGATGAGCTGATGATGGGTTTTTTAGTTTAATTGGAAGAAAAGAAGTGGAAATGAATTTTGAGAATGAAATTGGtggatttgatgatgatgataatggacCTTTGTCAATTGAGAATAAAATGAGATTGAAATTAGCAAGCCAAGTGAGAAAAAATGCTGTACCACCTCCTAGAGATATTGTTGTGAGTTTAAATGGAAGAATGAATGTAAATAAGTAGAGAACTGGGAGGAGAGAAAGAAATCTGAGTTTTCCTTTTGGGATTTTCATGGGTATGAAATAACAATAAGTTAAAGAAATGAATGCTGAAATCCATACCTTTATGAAGTTCTTGAtttcattttcatcattttcttccattGTTTTGATCTTTGATTTTAGCTCTCTCAAATCTCAGGTGGACTTTATATTGTTTGATTCCTTGAGTGTGGTGGTTTGACTGTTGGGTTCCTCAACTCGATCTAGTAATAGTATAAAAAAAGTTTATGCACGGATTTGTTTTTGTGGTTCCAAGTtattttgaaacattcttataagtGATGTTTGACAGCAATTTGGTGAGCACTTCTATTCGGTACTGAGCGGAGCAAGTCTGCAGGGATTGAAAGATTTCAAGTTCAGATTGCAGTTCTTGATAGAAGATATTCCCATGGAAATGGCAGAAAAAATCCATGTTTCTGtccattaaaaaaaaagttggaaaagatTTTTGCATAGAACTCATGATTAACAGCCAAGGGGACATAGGAACTGCAAGAACTCATCAAACGGAAAGACATCCCGTCTTCACCTCATTTCATTCACGAGTTCATCAAACTGCCAAAAATTTTACATCCATGATGAACACAAGAAAGCCCCATATccagaaacaaaaataataatacatgTCCTCTCACTAAAACCGAAAAAAAAATACGGTATCACTATGACGGCTAATGCTACTACTGCACATCTTGGAAATGGGAAACCATCTTGAAAAACTGAGAACTCAGTAATTTAGTACAGAGTATTTCACTCTCAAAACAATCTTCCCTTTCTCAACTCCAAGTTTTCCACCTGTTACCAACCAATGGCCCGGTGAATCTTGTGGCCCTTTGCTCATCTCTGATGCGTCGACAAACTTAACCAATTTATTACCCGACACATCTTTCGAACTTGAACTTGGGTTGCCAGAGCTGCTAGAACTATTACTCGTATTCGTAGATTTCTTTGACTTTTCATTTTGACCAACAGGGGTATGGTCCCAAACTGATCTTCTTATGGTGCAGCCAGGAAGCCTAGAAAACAAGAGTTTCATGTACAAAACATTCCTCGTCCCGAAGTCCCACACTCCGAGTTGAGCGCCTGTAACAATGTAAACACCACAAAGGT encodes the following:
- the LOC113312391 gene encoding uncharacterized protein LOC113312391; translation: MDKLFSLAIRYKETTREYTDRWHKICQAIGNVDPVVNINCYKWGLDRMSPLFVDIHGSIPTTEGDLRVIIEKHARLEEIQRENPRAHAQRYHRTNSTEQASGSKRSSIEHPYEDRRGRREGPLNDDRRFEDQVYTKLNTSYARILKEIKGRENLEWPWSKGKQPPRSEKSKEYCDYHSFNGHPTEKCKNLKIMVQKLIVNGELKQYIRKEEADDRSKRSKQVQLPEGNQTLNTISCSEAAGPSLTTQIGKRLRKQFEDYCELYKIDGVEIDDHEQLMDAPITFEADDMEEDMEDHNDPLILTLPIAGCNIKKILIDGGGSVNVLFYDTFKRMELNDEQLISSYHTIYGFNGARKKPLEDIVLQINA